The Fictibacillus arsenicus genome contains a region encoding:
- a CDS encoding MDR family MFS transporter translates to MKKQIMTALLLVTVLAAMEGTIVSTAVPRITSDLSGIELVSWVYAVYMLATAVSTPIYGKLADLFGRKKVILSGIVLFLVGSALCGIAMSMEQLIFYRAIQGLGAGAVMPITMTIIGDLYSEAKDRAKAQGWISAVWGVAGVLGPLMGGFLVDTLSWRYIFFLNIPFGLLAFFMLVVNYKEELTKGKPYIDYKGAVTFSLGTIAFLYALLTGSQTQEWTSPAIIGLFIFALITFIVFVRIELTSPEPLIPLNLFKNRSVLIVNTLTLIVGAIIICITIYLPIWSQGVMGKTATQAGFILMPLPVFWTLGSLIVGNIVGKMKENWIITLGLTVVAAASGIFFSLTAHSPEFLIYAASGVLGLGMGLMMPVFMLIIQSSVPSSKRGVAVASNTFTNTFSQTLGSAVFGTIFNIITLSKAEKAGQDNLNLNASFEHGSLPTEKLVQLQEILASGIHAIYGVMLLLVIMGVGISLLLIKERQRSPEESSH, encoded by the coding sequence ATGAAAAAACAAATTATGACCGCGCTTCTGCTTGTTACCGTTCTCGCGGCAATGGAAGGAACGATTGTTAGTACAGCCGTACCGCGAATTACAAGCGATCTTTCAGGAATTGAGCTCGTAAGCTGGGTGTATGCGGTATACATGCTCGCGACTGCTGTATCGACACCGATCTATGGGAAGCTAGCAGATTTGTTCGGCCGGAAGAAGGTTATCTTGTCAGGAATCGTCCTTTTTTTAGTTGGATCAGCACTCTGCGGAATTGCCATGTCCATGGAACAGCTCATCTTCTATCGCGCGATTCAAGGTCTTGGTGCCGGAGCCGTTATGCCGATCACGATGACGATTATCGGAGATCTCTATTCAGAGGCGAAGGACAGAGCGAAAGCACAAGGCTGGATCTCTGCGGTTTGGGGAGTCGCTGGCGTTTTAGGACCACTGATGGGAGGCTTTTTAGTTGATACACTCTCCTGGCGGTACATCTTTTTCTTAAATATTCCGTTCGGTCTTCTCGCGTTCTTCATGCTAGTCGTCAACTATAAGGAAGAACTTACAAAAGGAAAGCCCTATATAGATTACAAGGGTGCAGTCACCTTCTCACTCGGGACGATTGCGTTCCTGTATGCCCTTTTAACCGGAAGCCAGACGCAGGAATGGACGAGCCCGGCGATCATCGGACTTTTCATCTTTGCACTTATCACGTTTATTGTTTTTGTAAGAATCGAATTAACATCACCTGAACCTCTCATTCCGCTTAATCTGTTCAAGAACCGCAGTGTTCTGATCGTGAACACGTTAACGCTGATTGTCGGTGCAATCATTATCTGTATCACGATTTACTTGCCGATCTGGAGTCAGGGAGTTATGGGAAAAACCGCAACACAAGCGGGCTTCATCCTTATGCCCTTACCTGTATTCTGGACACTTGGATCACTGATTGTCGGCAACATCGTTGGAAAGATGAAAGAAAACTGGATCATCACGCTCGGATTAACGGTAGTAGCCGCAGCATCGGGCATCTTTTTCTCGTTAACCGCACATTCTCCTGAGTTTCTGATCTATGCTGCATCAGGTGTGCTGGGACTCGGTATGGGACTGATGATGCCTGTCTTTATGCTGATCATCCAGTCCTCTGTTCCATCAAGCAAAAGAGGTGTGGCTGTAGCATCGAACACCTTTACCAACACGTTCAGTCAGACACTTGGTTCAGCCGTTTTCGGAACGATTTTTAACATTATTACTCTTTCAAAAGCAGAAAAAGCTGGTCAAGACAATCTGAACCTGAACGCATCATTTGAACACGGAAGTCTTCCGACGGAAAAGCTGGTTCAGCTTCAAGAAATACTGGCTTCCGGCATTCATGCGATCTATGGTGTAATGCTGCTGCTTGTTATTATGGGCGTCGGAATCTCTTTACTTCTTATAAAAGAAAGACAACGTTCTCCCGAAGAGTCTTCACATTAG
- a CDS encoding YfhD family protein, translating into MRHHHHKGNKDKNLTSLPQVPKNQIADSNSEEYEFAKELNAEYEFEKKPGFDTTGVRRKDDDEE; encoded by the coding sequence ATGAGACACCACCATCATAAGGGAAACAAGGATAAGAATCTCACTTCCCTTCCTCAAGTTCCAAAGAATCAAATCGCAGATTCAAACAGTGAGGAATACGAATTTGCAAAAGAATTAAATGCTGAGTACGAATTCGAAAAGAAACCTGGTTTTGATACAACAGGAGTAAGAAGAAAAGATGATGATGAAGAATAA
- a CDS encoding S8 family peptidase translates to MKKWNMKRFFAATLSTVMLSSPLTSVTAFDHAAINTAIENAASSGEQTITLITGDVVKITTIEGGKQIINVEPADRNGSGTQVLTLGEDTYVIPSSAMPYVAAEKLDMDLFNVTELIKNGYDDKKMSSLPVIVEYEESKARSAQQSQPTPKGAKKARVLESINGAALSATKKEADTFWEDITPEDAPAQKTASESLSFEQGIEKIWLDGRVEANLEQSIPQIGANTVWESGFTGKGVKVAVLDSGIDPNHPDLSGQIEEAKSFVPDETVDDKHGHGTHVASTVLGTGAASEGKNKGVAPEARLLVGKVLNDAGSGLDSWIIDGMEWASDNAKIVSMSLGSSEPSDGTDPMAQAVNRLSEDKGTLFVIAAGNAGYEGAIGSPGAADAALTIGAVDKSDKIAYFTSKGPRYGDKAIKPDLSAPGVGIVAARSALSSGTGSYRSMNGTSMATPHVAGAAALLLQKNPDWTGTQLKEALMSTSKKLNYSPYHIGTGRLDVPAAANSTVRATGSISFGFFKWPHDDAQPVQKTVTYTNDADTAVTLNLQADFNNANGNAAQSGMLLLSETQITIPANGTKSVTVTLDPQLGELGSRYEGHLMATDAEGNQVAHTSMGMVKEEEKYTLTLNAKDRDGNPTLTYAALFSKDMDPEIVAVNGTTELRLRPGTYSAMSLMDVDTNTDHRGIALVGNPEITLDGPQTVELDASKAKEIKVEVPKNTEPSYQRMEYYRSIDGKTMSHINLLPVWIDKMYAAPTEKVENGEFEYLTRWRLIKPYLEINFKGKVLDDIPLAGSTPLDGKYNLSTVYAGNGTAADYENKDVKGKIVVVDRNTEATPSEQAVAAHGAGAKLLIIVNNEDKEFSVFAGNPDYSDIPLAVAAISKSEGDELIKAALSGNLNLNVEGEVNTPYVYDLMEVHQGSIPEDLTYAPTNDELVKIDTRYKSDREAPGGEFRYDLRPHTFGAVGFLYKLDLPSVRTEWVSAVKDTRWYHHAEVLDSQWEVRQPAVTYEKGGKMKEDWFSPVVRPRLGVGYWTPKRQGNGFQLNIPAWADSGNGSTGGTGYDESVKNQTHKLYQGDTLIKEGKSQALNVFSGISEERKEYRLVTDAKRDPNRWSTSVSTHTEWTFWSGKGEDYQTLLPFYSLDYKVETDMDGNTLAAPSTTLELSVAKIDGVAGYGNLEGATLDVSFDEGESWKAVLLKRTADDRWIAKINNPKTSKSVSLRATAWDDEGIKISQEIIKAYGLK, encoded by the coding sequence GTGAAAAAATGGAATATGAAGAGGTTTTTTGCAGCAACCTTATCCACCGTTATGCTTTCATCACCTTTAACCAGCGTAACCGCGTTTGATCATGCAGCAATAAATACCGCGATCGAAAATGCTGCAAGTTCTGGCGAACAAACCATCACCTTGATCACAGGTGACGTTGTTAAAATTACAACCATTGAAGGCGGAAAACAAATCATTAACGTGGAACCTGCTGACCGTAATGGCTCAGGTACACAAGTACTTACCCTTGGTGAGGATACTTATGTGATTCCAAGTTCCGCTATGCCTTATGTAGCAGCTGAAAAATTAGACATGGATTTGTTCAATGTTACTGAACTAATTAAGAATGGCTATGATGACAAGAAAATGAGTTCATTGCCTGTAATCGTTGAGTATGAAGAATCTAAAGCAAGATCTGCTCAACAAAGTCAACCGACTCCTAAAGGAGCAAAAAAAGCTCGCGTATTAGAGAGTATTAATGGAGCTGCCCTTTCGGCTACTAAAAAGGAAGCGGATACATTCTGGGAAGATATTACTCCTGAAGATGCTCCAGCACAAAAAACAGCCTCAGAGTCTTTATCCTTTGAACAAGGAATTGAAAAAATATGGCTGGATGGACGAGTAGAAGCCAATTTAGAGCAAAGTATTCCTCAAATCGGAGCCAACACTGTATGGGAGTCAGGTTTTACCGGCAAGGGAGTTAAAGTAGCTGTGCTTGACTCAGGAATTGATCCGAATCACCCGGATCTTTCTGGACAAATAGAAGAAGCGAAAAGTTTTGTACCTGACGAGACAGTGGATGATAAACATGGACATGGTACCCATGTTGCTTCGACTGTATTAGGAACAGGTGCCGCTTCCGAAGGGAAAAATAAAGGGGTTGCCCCTGAGGCCCGTTTATTAGTTGGTAAAGTGCTGAATGATGCAGGCAGCGGTTTAGATTCTTGGATCATCGACGGTATGGAATGGGCGTCTGATAACGCTAAAATCGTAAGTATGAGTCTTGGAAGCTCTGAACCTTCTGATGGAACAGACCCTATGGCTCAAGCTGTAAACCGCCTTAGTGAAGACAAAGGTACACTATTTGTTATCGCTGCCGGTAACGCAGGCTATGAAGGGGCTATCGGCTCACCAGGAGCAGCCGATGCTGCCTTAACAATTGGAGCTGTCGATAAATCTGACAAGATTGCCTATTTTACATCAAAAGGACCTCGATATGGAGATAAAGCAATAAAACCAGACTTGTCTGCACCCGGGGTTGGAATAGTTGCTGCTCGCTCTGCTCTTTCTTCAGGCACTGGTTCATATAGAAGCATGAATGGTACATCCATGGCAACACCGCACGTTGCTGGTGCTGCAGCCCTTCTATTACAGAAGAATCCGGATTGGACAGGCACTCAATTAAAAGAAGCGTTGATGAGTACCTCTAAGAAGTTAAATTATTCACCATATCATATTGGTACTGGTCGACTGGATGTTCCAGCAGCGGCAAACAGCACAGTCCGCGCAACGGGCTCTATCTCATTTGGCTTCTTTAAATGGCCGCATGATGATGCCCAGCCTGTACAAAAAACAGTCACGTACACTAATGATGCGGACACGGCTGTAACGCTAAATCTGCAAGCTGATTTTAACAATGCAAATGGCAATGCTGCACAAAGCGGCATGTTATTGTTATCTGAGACACAGATCACGATTCCGGCTAACGGCACAAAAAGTGTAACTGTAACATTGGATCCTCAATTAGGTGAGTTAGGCAGTCGCTATGAAGGTCATTTAATGGCAACTGACGCTGAAGGCAACCAAGTGGCTCATACTTCGATGGGTATGGTAAAAGAAGAGGAAAAGTATACATTAACTTTAAACGCCAAAGACCGCGATGGTAACCCAACTCTTACGTATGCTGCACTATTCAGTAAAGACATGGACCCTGAAATCGTAGCTGTTAACGGCACAACTGAACTGCGTCTACGCCCTGGTACGTATTCGGCAATGTCTCTGATGGATGTCGATACAAATACCGATCACCGCGGTATTGCATTAGTAGGAAATCCAGAAATCACATTGGACGGACCTCAAACGGTAGAACTTGATGCATCAAAAGCTAAAGAAATTAAAGTCGAAGTGCCAAAGAACACGGAACCAAGCTATCAGCGTATGGAGTACTACCGTTCTATTGACGGTAAAACGATGAGCCATATAAACTTATTGCCAGTATGGATCGATAAGATGTATGCTGCTCCGACGGAAAAAGTGGAAAACGGAGAGTTTGAATATTTGACTCGCTGGCGTTTAATCAAACCTTACCTTGAAATCAATTTTAAAGGAAAAGTACTTGACGACATTCCATTAGCAGGCAGCACACCTCTTGATGGCAAATATAACTTGTCCACTGTCTATGCTGGGAATGGAACAGCAGCTGATTATGAAAACAAAGATGTTAAAGGCAAGATTGTAGTTGTTGATCGAAACACGGAAGCAACACCTTCCGAGCAGGCAGTTGCTGCACACGGAGCAGGTGCGAAGCTGTTGATCATCGTCAATAATGAAGATAAAGAATTCAGCGTTTTTGCAGGAAATCCGGATTATTCAGATATTCCGCTTGCTGTTGCCGCAATCAGTAAAAGTGAAGGTGACGAACTAATTAAAGCAGCGCTGTCAGGCAACTTGAACTTGAACGTTGAAGGTGAAGTGAACACGCCGTACGTCTATGATTTAATGGAGGTTCATCAAGGCAGCATTCCGGAAGATCTAACCTATGCGCCAACAAATGATGAACTAGTTAAGATCGACACTCGCTACAAATCTGACCGTGAAGCGCCTGGCGGAGAATTCCGTTATGATCTGCGCCCACATACATTTGGAGCTGTTGGTTTCTTATACAAATTAGACCTCCCTTCTGTTCGTACAGAATGGGTATCAGCTGTCAAAGATACTCGCTGGTATCACCATGCAGAAGTATTAGACAGCCAATGGGAAGTTCGCCAGCCGGCAGTTACGTATGAAAAAGGTGGAAAAATGAAGGAAGATTGGTTCTCACCGGTTGTTCGTCCACGCTTGGGAGTTGGTTATTGGACGCCTAAGCGTCAAGGAAACGGCTTCCAGCTTAACATTCCGGCTTGGGCAGATTCAGGAAATGGGTCTACAGGCGGTACCGGTTATGATGAATCGGTTAAAAACCAAACACACAAGCTATACCAAGGAGATACTCTGATTAAAGAAGGAAAAAGCCAAGCATTAAATGTATTCAGCGGCATTTCTGAAGAACGAAAAGAATACCGCTTAGTAACCGATGCAAAGCGTGATCCGAATCGCTGGTCTACATCTGTAAGCACTCATACAGAATGGACATTCTGGTCTGGAAAAGGTGAAGATTACCAAACGTTGCTTCCGTTCTATTCACTTGATTACAAAGTAGAGACTGACATGGACGGAAATACACTGGCTGCACCATCCACTACACTCGAACTTTCTGTGGCTAAAATAGATGGTGTAGCAGGATACGGTAATCTGGAAGGTGCAACATTGGACGTTTCTTTTGACGAAGGTGAGTCATGGAAAGCAGTATTACTTAAGCGCACAGCGGATGATCGCTGGATTGCTAAAATCAATAATCCTAAAACGAGTAAATCTGTTTCCTTGCGAGCAACAGCTTGGGATGATGAAGGAATTAAAATCTCTCAAGAAATCATCAAAGCTTATGGTTTAAAGTAA
- a CDS encoding FUSC family protein produces MRELHRKHDWLGRLLASDPGKIRFYKASRATVSLIASVFTTLLIMRAAGNPVITPAIVAGMAGLLGIMAIMDDTKEKMKVTTLLMAPSAMFGITIGSLSGNAYYIDVMMIIIIFCSFYLTRFGVRYFSLSMIAFMTVYISSVLKLHSNQLPWFFAGITIGILYAYVVNFILFQGTAKNLKKSIRSFHFQSNLTFNLLLSAMKDPQVSMKRKKDLQKNVLKLKEYAVIVSGYIKAEDVKEMWPGLTTAQLRLYVFDTGMLAETLSDSIRSLKNADAQDLEEIRPLLIEVTQALREAEVLAPHNEEQNLEGAERAVQKLRLMILDLLNRDQELESIANHVIEGATTIQQSLQDKRTVQDAPAEAEEELDEDAPKDEPGLKPSTKKAYQALAAGVLSIIIGQLISPTQPYWVLLTAFIVLLGTESIGRIYTKGFQRSLGTIIGAVIGFLMAKLFSGQPVIEVILLFAVIFLAFYLITVSYTMMSLFITMLIAFMYDILLGGITFELIGSRVLNTIAGALIALVVSTIIFPKKTKQKVAESINEFLTELKPYVTEYVKSFREDVNVKELSEKGFTLDQKLQAIKDEAQTLMQRPGSPAHTDMTRWFTVLSAINYYAKHLVASSYRKGFDYPEELVEVFKKTEEKLGHNMDTLMDLLKRSELEEPLMYSLENEQEQIERLAPSRKQSQRDLIHHIYYVWRINRSLLELGTELGAREK; encoded by the coding sequence ATGAGAGAACTTCATAGAAAACATGACTGGCTTGGCAGACTGCTAGCCTCGGACCCTGGAAAGATTCGCTTTTATAAAGCCAGCCGCGCGACGGTCAGCTTGATTGCCTCAGTCTTTACAACGCTTTTGATCATGCGTGCTGCTGGTAATCCCGTGATCACACCTGCCATTGTTGCCGGAATGGCCGGATTGCTAGGAATCATGGCGATCATGGATGACACGAAGGAAAAGATGAAGGTCACCACCTTGCTGATGGCCCCTTCTGCCATGTTCGGGATAACGATCGGTTCTTTATCTGGCAATGCGTATTACATCGATGTGATGATGATCATCATCATTTTTTGCAGTTTTTATCTGACCCGTTTTGGGGTGCGGTATTTTTCTCTATCCATGATCGCTTTTATGACGGTTTATATCTCGTCTGTTTTGAAGCTGCACAGCAACCAGCTGCCTTGGTTTTTCGCTGGCATTACGATCGGTATTCTTTATGCGTATGTTGTGAATTTTATACTTTTTCAAGGTACGGCAAAAAATCTAAAAAAGAGTATTCGTTCTTTTCATTTTCAGAGCAATCTTACTTTTAATCTTTTACTCAGTGCCATGAAGGACCCACAAGTTAGTATGAAACGCAAAAAAGATCTTCAGAAAAATGTACTTAAGTTAAAAGAGTACGCCGTGATTGTTTCGGGATACATAAAGGCTGAAGATGTAAAAGAGATGTGGCCAGGTTTAACAACAGCGCAGCTGCGGTTATATGTATTTGATACGGGGATGCTTGCTGAAACATTATCTGATTCGATACGGAGTTTAAAAAATGCGGATGCCCAAGATCTGGAGGAGATAAGACCTCTGCTTATCGAGGTCACCCAGGCTCTTCGCGAAGCGGAAGTGCTTGCGCCACATAACGAGGAACAGAATTTAGAAGGAGCAGAACGGGCAGTTCAAAAGCTGCGGCTTATGATTCTGGACCTCTTGAATCGCGATCAAGAGCTTGAATCGATTGCGAACCATGTTATAGAAGGCGCTACTACGATACAGCAGTCATTGCAGGATAAAAGGACCGTCCAAGATGCGCCAGCAGAAGCTGAAGAAGAGTTAGATGAAGATGCTCCAAAAGATGAACCAGGTTTGAAGCCTTCCACGAAAAAAGCTTATCAGGCGCTGGCAGCTGGTGTTCTTTCCATCATTATCGGGCAGCTTATCTCTCCTACCCAGCCGTACTGGGTACTGCTTACTGCCTTTATCGTCCTGCTTGGAACAGAATCGATCGGCCGTATTTATACGAAAGGATTCCAGCGATCACTCGGGACCATTATAGGAGCAGTGATCGGCTTTTTGATGGCAAAGCTGTTTTCCGGCCAGCCGGTTATTGAAGTCATCTTGCTCTTTGCCGTTATTTTCTTAGCTTTTTATTTGATCACTGTTTCTTACACAATGATGAGCTTGTTTATTACGATGCTGATTGCGTTCATGTATGATATCTTGCTTGGCGGAATTACGTTTGAACTCATTGGTTCCCGAGTTCTTAATACGATCGCAGGGGCTTTGATCGCACTAGTTGTTTCAACGATTATTTTTCCGAAGAAAACGAAACAAAAAGTGGCCGAATCTATCAATGAATTCTTAACTGAGCTTAAGCCGTATGTTACGGAGTATGTGAAAAGTTTTCGCGAGGATGTGAATGTTAAGGAGCTTTCTGAAAAAGGATTTACGCTGGATCAAAAGCTGCAGGCTATAAAGGATGAAGCTCAAACCCTAATGCAACGGCCGGGATCGCCTGCACATACGGATATGACCAGATGGTTTACGGTGCTGTCTGCCATCAATTATTATGCGAAACATCTCGTTGCCTCTTCCTATCGAAAAGGATTCGACTATCCTGAGGAATTGGTGGAAGTGTTTAAAAAGACCGAAGAAAAGCTTGGACATAACATGGATACGTTAATGGATCTTTTAAAGAGATCTGAACTGGAAGAACCTCTTATGTACAGTCTTGAAAACGAACAGGAGCAGATCGAGCGTCTTGCTCCGAGCAGAAAACAGTCTCAGCGCGACTTGATTCATCACATTTATTATGTATGGCGTATCAACCGTTCCCTCTTGGAACTAGGTACAGAGTTAGGTGCAAGGGAGAAGTAA